One window from the genome of Daphnia pulex isolate KAP4 chromosome 9, ASM2113471v1 encodes:
- the LOC124202403 gene encoding uncharacterized protein LOC124202403 isoform X1: MLKLVEGPCQDDWLLVRDLVGSFYCASQFNPLTEMANLSTHHVVSSTETWNSRLKLNFSTQECQMNYNFSNNQTKQQNSQTKDDFTTSVLSSGELSSSSTESQVKKKEIQERRRKKKEKKRVREERRRKKEEKRKKEERRRRKGNIKKHAENYINPPSPAYKRVKRAYASKRFARNAYDDSKFKDIATWVALKATRTKLIDDTWVAPSSPNSQNGEVTNDLYEAISSDEDSLLDFTPTPSEANLTLPSNDQSESEVVASVKKLSREELEKVAIRHIEMCEKYTKTELELDMCKGREETFHSMILELNQEVIKLKSMIPPSKTTRSIGVQMQLQSSSGQQNSSSILYPFLTRIKIEQVEGNSDKESIALNEICSNNLHTHPSFFGSSVLRTPVSSVNGNQIHSVVKQEKS, translated from the exons ATGTTGAAGCTGGTTGAA GGACCATGTCAAGATGACTGGCTACTGGTTAGAGATTTAGTTGGTTCATTCTACTGCGCTTCCCAATTCAACCCACTGACTGAGATGGCAAATTTATCAACTCACCATGTGGTTTCCTCCACTGAAACATGGAATTCga GATTGAAATTGAACTTCTCCACTCAGGAGTGTCAAATGAACtataatttttccaataatCAAACCAAGCAACAAAATTCTCAAACAAAAGATGATTTTACTACTTCCGTTTTAAGCAGTGGGGAACTGTCTTCAAGTTCAACAGAAAGTcaagttaagaaaaaagaaattcaagagaggagaagaaaaaagaaagaaaagaaacgggttagagaagagagaagaagaaaaaaagaagaaaaaaggaaaaaagaagaaagaagaagaaggaag GGCAACATTAAAAAACATGCAGAGAACTACATTAATCCACCTTCCCCGGCTTACAAACGAGTTAAACGTGCTTATGCATCTAAAAGATTTGCCAGAAACGCATATGATGACAGTAAATTCAAGGATATTGCTACCTGGGTAGCTCTCAAGGCCACAcgaacaaaattaattgatgaTACTTGGGTAGCCCCTTCTTCCCCTAACTCCCAGAACGGCGAAGTTACCAATGACTTGTACGAGGCCATATCTAGCGACGAAGATTCTCTTCTAGACTTTACACCGACCCCTTCTGAAGCCAATTTGACGCTTCCCTCCAATGACCAATCCGAGTCTGAAGTAGTGGCATCTGTGAAGAAACTGTCCAGAGAG GAATTAGAAAAGGTCGCCATCAGACACATTGAAATGTGTGAGAAATATACGAAAACTGAGCTAGAACTGGACATGTGTAAAGGAAGGGAAGAAACCTTTCATAGTATGATTCTTGAATTAAACCAAGAG gTGATCAAACTAAAATCCATGATTCCGCCATCTAAGACGACTCGATCTATCGGTGTGCAAATGCAATTG CAATCCTCGTCTGGACAGCAAAACAGTTCTTCAATTCTCTATCCCTTCCTGACTCGAATAAAAATCGAACAAGTTGAAGGAAACAGCGACAAGGAGTCCATCGCATTGAAcgaaatttgttcaaataaCCTTCATACCCACCCTTCATTTTTTGGTAGCAGTGTCCTGCGTACGCCAGTATCTTCAGTCAATGGCAACCAAATCCATTCGGTtgttaaacaagaaaaaagttag
- the LOC124202403 gene encoding leucine-rich repeat and IQ domain-containing protein 1-like isoform X2: MANLSTHHVVSSTETWNSRLKLNFSTQECQMNYNFSNNQTKQQNSQTKDDFTTSVLSSGELSSSSTESQVKKKEIQERRRKKKEKKRVREERRRKKEEKRKKEERRRRKGNIKKHAENYINPPSPAYKRVKRAYASKRFARNAYDDSKFKDIATWVALKATRTKLIDDTWVAPSSPNSQNGEVTNDLYEAISSDEDSLLDFTPTPSEANLTLPSNDQSESEVVASVKKLSREELEKVAIRHIEMCEKYTKTELELDMCKGREETFHSMILELNQEVIKLKSMIPPSKTTRSIGVQMQLQSSSGQQNSSSILYPFLTRIKIEQVEGNSDKESIALNEICSNNLHTHPSFFGSSVLRTPVSSVNGNQIHSVVKQEKS, translated from the exons ATGGCAAATTTATCAACTCACCATGTGGTTTCCTCCACTGAAACATGGAATTCga GATTGAAATTGAACTTCTCCACTCAGGAGTGTCAAATGAACtataatttttccaataatCAAACCAAGCAACAAAATTCTCAAACAAAAGATGATTTTACTACTTCCGTTTTAAGCAGTGGGGAACTGTCTTCAAGTTCAACAGAAAGTcaagttaagaaaaaagaaattcaagagaggagaagaaaaaagaaagaaaagaaacgggttagagaagagagaagaagaaaaaaagaagaaaaaaggaaaaaagaagaaagaagaagaaggaag GGCAACATTAAAAAACATGCAGAGAACTACATTAATCCACCTTCCCCGGCTTACAAACGAGTTAAACGTGCTTATGCATCTAAAAGATTTGCCAGAAACGCATATGATGACAGTAAATTCAAGGATATTGCTACCTGGGTAGCTCTCAAGGCCACAcgaacaaaattaattgatgaTACTTGGGTAGCCCCTTCTTCCCCTAACTCCCAGAACGGCGAAGTTACCAATGACTTGTACGAGGCCATATCTAGCGACGAAGATTCTCTTCTAGACTTTACACCGACCCCTTCTGAAGCCAATTTGACGCTTCCCTCCAATGACCAATCCGAGTCTGAAGTAGTGGCATCTGTGAAGAAACTGTCCAGAGAG GAATTAGAAAAGGTCGCCATCAGACACATTGAAATGTGTGAGAAATATACGAAAACTGAGCTAGAACTGGACATGTGTAAAGGAAGGGAAGAAACCTTTCATAGTATGATTCTTGAATTAAACCAAGAG gTGATCAAACTAAAATCCATGATTCCGCCATCTAAGACGACTCGATCTATCGGTGTGCAAATGCAATTG CAATCCTCGTCTGGACAGCAAAACAGTTCTTCAATTCTCTATCCCTTCCTGACTCGAATAAAAATCGAACAAGTTGAAGGAAACAGCGACAAGGAGTCCATCGCATTGAAcgaaatttgttcaaataaCCTTCATACCCACCCTTCATTTTTTGGTAGCAGTGTCCTGCGTACGCCAGTATCTTCAGTCAATGGCAACCAAATCCATTCGGTtgttaaacaagaaaaaagttag